A window of the Streptomyces formicae genome harbors these coding sequences:
- a CDS encoding IS630 family transposase, whose translation MAQPVRVRSLTDQEGQKLQQIVRRGSTSSVRYRRAMMLLASAGGNRVPVIAQLVQADEDTVRDVIHRFNEIGLACVDPRWAGGRPRLLSDDDEDFVVQTATTRPTKLGQPFTRWSIRKLAAYLRKAHGRVIRISREALRCLLARRGVTFQRTKTWKESPDPDRDAKLDRIEEVLDRFVDRVFAFDEFGPLGIRPTMGSGWAASGHPERHPATYHRTHGIRYFHGCFSVGDDTLWGVNRRKKGAANTLAALKSIRVARPDGAPIYVILDNLSAHKGEKIRCWARKHRVELCFTPTYASWANPIEAHFGPLRQFTVANSNHRNHTAQTRALHAYLRWRNANARHHDVLAAERRERARIRSEKGIRWGGRPLAAASQSGSQVA comes from the coding sequence GTGGCTCAGCCTGTCCGTGTGCGCAGCTTGACCGACCAGGAGGGGCAAAAGCTGCAGCAGATCGTGCGCCGGGGCAGCACCAGTTCGGTGCGCTACCGGCGCGCGATGATGCTGCTGGCCTCGGCCGGGGGGAACCGCGTGCCGGTGATCGCGCAACTGGTGCAGGCCGACGAGGACACCGTCCGTGACGTGATCCACCGGTTCAATGAGATCGGCCTGGCCTGTGTGGACCCTCGGTGGGCGGGAGGCCGTCCCCGCCTGCTCAGCGATGACGACGAGGACTTCGTCGTCCAGACGGCCACCACCCGGCCGACCAAGCTCGGCCAGCCCTTCACCCGCTGGTCGATCCGCAAACTCGCCGCCTACCTGCGCAAAGCCCACGGACGCGTCATCCGCATCAGCCGCGAGGCATTACGCTGCCTGCTCGCCCGCCGCGGCGTGACCTTCCAGCGCACCAAGACGTGGAAGGAGTCCCCGGACCCCGACCGCGACGCGAAGCTGGACCGCATCGAGGAGGTCCTGGACCGCTTCGTGGACCGGGTCTTCGCCTTCGACGAGTTCGGACCGCTTGGGATCCGGCCCACCATGGGCTCGGGCTGGGCTGCCTCCGGCCACCCTGAGCGGCATCCGGCCACCTACCACCGCACCCACGGGATCCGGTACTTCCACGGCTGCTTCTCAGTCGGCGATGACACCCTCTGGGGCGTCAACCGCCGCAAGAAGGGTGCCGCCAACACCCTGGCCGCGCTGAAGTCGATCCGCGTCGCCCGACCCGACGGCGCCCCGATCTACGTCATCCTCGACAACCTGTCCGCGCACAAGGGCGAGAAGATCCGCTGCTGGGCTAGGAAGCACCGGGTCGAACTGTGCTTCACCCCGACCTACGCGTCCTGGGCCAACCCGATCGAGGCCCACTTCGGGCCGCTGCGGCAATTCACCGTCGCCAACTCCAACCACCGCAACCACACTGCTCAGACCCGGGCCCTGCACGCCTACCTTCGCTGGCGAAACGCCAACGCCCGCCACCACGACGTCCTGGCCGCCGAGCGCAGGGAACGTGCCCGCATCCGCAGTGAAAAGGGCATCCGCTGGGGCGGACGCCCCCTCGCCGCCGCTTCCCAATCTGGAAGTCAAGTGGCATGA
- a CDS encoding Dyp-type peroxidase gives MSVTALDLLTVGEPQIGQALRELVSAMAAAERATVRATLALGHSLFAVSRPRPRQLRAMPAFAGDVLDPLQTGGDVLVELSGHRGADVRTSTRVLIEAVPKWMLRWQLQGHRPDNRIHEGKSLARNPFHFTEGFGNPPTGREITERTAVRTDQGEPTWAVGGTYQVVRIVRLATELWDKDTVEEQVRIIGRQRDGRWLDGAPADEDPNFAADPQGRLTPLDSHVRLAAPDRRNPPPLVRRSYSYDRGNGDNGLIFSCFQRDLAKGFESVQKRLEGEAMAKYMLTTGGGYFFVPPLGGAWIDKAFRQ, from the coding sequence GTGAGTGTTACCGCCCTTGACTTGTTGACGGTCGGCGAACCGCAGATCGGCCAGGCGCTGCGGGAGTTGGTCTCTGCGATGGCCGCTGCGGAGCGTGCGACCGTCCGTGCCACGCTCGCGCTGGGGCACAGTCTCTTCGCCGTCAGCCGACCACGACCTCGACAACTCCGGGCAATGCCTGCATTCGCCGGAGACGTACTCGACCCGCTGCAGACCGGAGGTGACGTTCTGGTCGAGCTGTCAGGTCACAGAGGCGCAGACGTACGTACCTCGACCAGAGTGCTCATTGAGGCCGTGCCCAAGTGGATGCTGCGCTGGCAGCTTCAGGGCCACCGGCCGGACAACCGGATCCACGAGGGCAAGAGCCTCGCGCGCAACCCATTCCATTTCACCGAAGGGTTCGGAAACCCTCCGACGGGGCGGGAGATCACCGAGCGTACCGCCGTCCGGACCGACCAAGGAGAACCAACCTGGGCGGTAGGCGGTACGTACCAGGTAGTGCGAATCGTGCGGCTCGCGACCGAGCTGTGGGACAAAGACACTGTTGAGGAGCAGGTACGGATCATCGGACGGCAGCGGGACGGTCGCTGGCTGGACGGGGCACCAGCTGACGAGGATCCGAACTTTGCGGCCGACCCGCAAGGCCGGCTGACCCCGCTCGACTCACACGTACGACTCGCCGCCCCCGACCGACGCAATCCGCCACCGCTCGTGCGTCGCAGCTACAGCTACGACCGCGGCAACGGCGACAATGGTCTGATTTTCTCCTGCTTTCAGCGCGACCTTGCCAAGGGGTTCGAGTCCGTGCAGAAGCGGCTCGAGGGCGAGGCCATGGCCAAGTACATGCTCACCACCGGCGGCGGATACTTCTTTGTGCCGCCGCTCGGCGGCGCCTGGATCGACAAAGCGTTCCGCCAGTAA
- a CDS encoding DUF4158 domain-containing protein gives MTSIERTAYPRFKRLITAHELHLFFSPTRDELQWASDATDCDEHLLALLLMLKSYQRMGCFPKLEDVPDMVVDFVRRQVELPEGTLPVYQAEKTAKNHRGLVRKRVGVLYDQAEARRIVEQSIRKEAAAKNRPADLINIALEKVVEAGLELPAFSTFDAMASKIRREVNTAICDGVHDRISPAERAGLARLLEERDGDGTTLFNRLKRPAQGRAGRTSRT, from the coding sequence GTGACCTCGATCGAACGGACCGCGTATCCGCGGTTCAAGCGGCTGATCACCGCGCACGAGCTGCATCTGTTCTTCTCGCCGACGCGCGATGAGCTTCAGTGGGCGTCCGATGCCACGGACTGCGATGAGCACCTGCTGGCCCTGCTGCTGATGTTGAAGTCGTATCAGCGCATGGGGTGTTTCCCGAAGCTGGAGGACGTCCCGGACATGGTGGTGGACTTCGTCCGGCGCCAGGTGGAGCTGCCGGAGGGCACGCTGCCGGTGTACCAGGCGGAGAAGACCGCCAAGAACCACCGGGGCCTGGTCCGCAAGCGGGTCGGGGTGCTCTACGACCAGGCGGAGGCCCGGCGGATCGTCGAGCAGTCGATCCGCAAGGAGGCGGCGGCGAAGAACCGCCCGGCGGACCTGATCAACATCGCGCTGGAGAAGGTGGTGGAGGCCGGGCTGGAGCTGCCGGCGTTCTCCACCTTTGACGCGATGGCCTCGAAGATCCGGCGCGAGGTGAATACCGCGATCTGCGACGGCGTCCACGACCGAATCAGCCCGGCGGAGCGGGCTGGCCTGGCACGGCTGCTGGAGGAACGCGACGGCGACGGCACCACGTTGTTCAACCGGCTGAAGAGGCCCGCGCAGGGCCGAGCTGGTCGCACTTCAAGAACTTGA
- a CDS encoding class I SAM-dependent DNA methyltransferase, producing MVELDSLPATRDAYDAVATRYAQHFADTLRDRPLERALLAAFAESVRAGGEGEVADLGCGPGHITAHLRRLGLRAFGVDASPAMIGLAQEANPELRFEVGSMAALGIADGALGGVLSRSSIIHIPPQDLPTVVAEFARVLAPGGHLLISCFATDDAAIPTQSFDHSVMTAYRWSPDRLAGLLRDVGVSEIARVLCEPKPTDNRQFQELQLLAAKN from the coding sequence ATGGTCGAACTGGACTCCCTCCCCGCCACCCGCGACGCCTACGACGCCGTCGCAACGCGCTACGCACAGCACTTCGCCGACACTCTGCGCGACCGGCCGCTGGAGCGTGCGTTGCTCGCCGCGTTCGCCGAGTCGGTGCGCGCTGGTGGTGAAGGCGAAGTCGCGGATCTGGGCTGCGGACCCGGGCATATCACCGCTCATCTACGGCGGTTGGGACTGCGTGCCTTCGGTGTCGACGCGTCGCCCGCGATGATCGGGCTGGCCCAGGAGGCCAACCCGGAGCTGCGGTTCGAGGTGGGCTCGATGGCGGCGCTCGGCATCGCGGACGGCGCGCTGGGCGGGGTGCTTTCGCGATCCTCGATCATCCATATCCCACCGCAGGACCTCCCGACGGTGGTCGCGGAGTTCGCCCGGGTCCTGGCCCCTGGCGGTCACCTGCTGATCAGCTGCTTCGCCACCGACGACGCCGCGATCCCCACGCAGTCCTTCGACCACTCGGTGATGACGGCCTATCGCTGGTCGCCCGACCGCCTGGCGGGGCTGCTGCGTGATGTCGGCGTGAGCGAGATCGCCCGGGTGCTGTGCGAGCCGAAGCCCACCGACAATCGGCAATTCCAGGAGCTGCAATTGCTGGCGGCCAAGAACTAG
- a CDS encoding type III effector protein, which translates to MTAPDQPVSTDADAHSPASFLAAAAALKAIDDALREAQHETPDTLGAGPAPEQALASLMLLRQVRERLAGWETGLIETARDAGASWADLAPPLGVASRQAAERRYLRGRPGPAGTTGEQRVTATRQARAADRTTATWARRNAADLRRLAGQITALTDLPPAARRPLNELLAALAHNDPADLIAPLTATRPHLAAAHPDLAARLDTLTPP; encoded by the coding sequence GTGACCGCACCCGACCAGCCGGTCTCCACCGACGCCGACGCCCACAGCCCGGCGTCGTTCCTCGCCGCCGCGGCGGCCCTGAAAGCCATAGACGACGCCCTGCGCGAAGCCCAGCACGAGACCCCCGACACCCTCGGCGCCGGGCCGGCCCCGGAGCAGGCCCTCGCCTCGCTGATGCTGCTGCGGCAGGTACGTGAGCGGCTCGCCGGATGGGAGACCGGCCTGATCGAAACGGCCCGCGACGCGGGCGCCAGCTGGGCCGACCTCGCCCCACCCCTCGGCGTCGCCAGCCGCCAGGCCGCCGAACGCCGATACCTGCGCGGCCGCCCCGGCCCGGCCGGGACCACCGGCGAACAGCGCGTGACGGCCACCCGCCAGGCCCGCGCCGCCGACCGCACCACCGCCACCTGGGCCCGCCGCAACGCGGCCGACCTGCGCCGCCTCGCCGGCCAGATCACCGCCCTCACCGACCTTCCCCCCGCCGCCCGCCGCCCGCTCAATGAGCTCCTCGCGGCCCTCGCCCACAACGACCCCGCCGACCTCATCGCCCCCCTGACCGCCACCCGCCCCCACCTGGCCGCCGCCCACCCCGACCTCGCCGCCCGGCTCGACACCCTCACTCCCCCCTGA
- a CDS encoding DUF2267 domain-containing protein, translating to MTLRREAFLDHVKERGEYGTEEEAERAARVVLALLGAHLVGEVRAQLAARLPEEFALILLNPLQSAEPLPTERFVRATAAWIEGATEQTATWDVSAVLSTVADTAGEDLLGQILLQLPAGYDLLFGRPQPT from the coding sequence ATGACTCTGCGACGCGAAGCCTTCCTCGACCACGTCAAGGAACGCGGCGAGTACGGCACTGAAGAGGAAGCCGAACGCGCGGCCCGCGTGGTGCTCGCCCTGCTCGGCGCACACCTGGTCGGCGAGGTCCGCGCCCAGCTCGCGGCACGCCTGCCGGAGGAATTCGCCCTGATCCTGCTCAACCCGCTGCAGAGCGCCGAACCGCTGCCGACGGAGCGGTTCGTGCGGGCGACCGCGGCCTGGATCGAGGGCGCCACCGAGCAGACCGCGACCTGGGACGTCAGTGCCGTGCTGTCCACGGTCGCCGACACGGCCGGCGAGGACCTGCTGGGGCAGATCCTGCTCCAGCTCCCCGCCGGCTACGACCTCCTCTTCGGCCGCCCCCAGCCCACCTGA
- a CDS encoding helix-turn-helix domain-containing protein yields MPPASSRPVDNLDDDDYPAYTMGRAAEMLGTTPAFLRALGEHLLITPLRSEGGHRRYSRYQLRIAARARELVDQGTPIEAACRIVILEDQLEEAQRINEHLRTQGRESQSKNSA; encoded by the coding sequence ATGCCCCCTGCCAGTTCCCGTCCCGTCGACAATCTCGACGATGACGACTACCCCGCCTACACCATGGGCCGGGCCGCCGAGATGCTCGGCACCACCCCCGCCTTCCTCCGCGCCCTCGGCGAACACCTCCTGATCACCCCGCTGCGCTCCGAAGGCGGCCACCGCCGCTACTCCCGCTACCAGCTGCGCATCGCCGCCCGCGCCCGCGAACTCGTCGACCAGGGCACCCCCATCGAGGCCGCCTGCCGCATCGTCATCCTCGAAGACCAGCTCGAAGAAGCCCAGCGCATCAACGAGCACCTGCGCACACAAGGCCGCGAGTCGCAATCGAAGAACTCAGCCTGA
- a CDS encoding IS110 family transposase translates to MHQTLPGVAVNRATDAYRGTGKTDARDARVIADQARMRRDLQPIRPGDEAAIELRLLTEYRTDLVTDRTRVTNRLKSLLNSMFPALERVLDLGTAGPLVLLTGYQTPAAIRRAGKRRLTTWLRNRKVWRAEALAEKAVTAAERQHTAVIGEKPTAKMVHTLAKEVMALNEKIAETDKLIEGRFREHELAEVITSVPGIGTTLGAELLAAIGGSLDAFPTPDQLASFAGVAPAPRDSGQVSGNDHRPVKYHRRLQRVFYTSAMISTQSDPNSRRFYDRKRAEGKRHVQAVLALARRRVNVIWALIRDRRCYTVTPPVTHAT, encoded by the coding sequence GTGCACCAGACCCTCCCGGGCGTCGCGGTGAACCGAGCCACCGACGCCTACCGTGGCACAGGCAAGACCGATGCCCGCGACGCGCGGGTGATCGCCGACCAGGCGAGAATGCGCCGGGACCTCCAGCCCATCCGCCCCGGTGACGAGGCCGCCATCGAGCTGCGTCTGCTGACCGAGTACCGCACCGACCTGGTCACCGACCGCACCCGCGTCACCAACCGGCTGAAGTCCCTGCTGAACAGCATGTTCCCCGCCCTGGAGCGGGTCCTCGACCTCGGAACCGCCGGGCCGCTGGTCCTGCTGACGGGCTACCAGACTCCCGCGGCGATCCGCCGGGCGGGCAAGCGGCGCCTGACAACCTGGCTGCGCAACCGTAAGGTCTGGCGGGCCGAGGCCCTCGCCGAGAAGGCGGTCACGGCTGCCGAGCGCCAGCACACCGCCGTCATCGGCGAGAAGCCCACCGCGAAGATGGTCCACACCCTCGCGAAGGAGGTGATGGCCCTCAACGAGAAGATCGCCGAGACCGACAAGCTCATCGAGGGCCGGTTTCGCGAACACGAACTCGCCGAAGTGATCACCTCTGTGCCCGGCATCGGCACGACCCTCGGCGCCGAACTCCTCGCCGCCATCGGCGGCAGCCTGGACGCCTTCCCCACCCCAGACCAGCTCGCCTCCTTCGCCGGTGTGGCACCCGCACCACGGGACTCCGGCCAGGTCAGCGGCAACGATCACCGGCCGGTGAAGTACCACCGGCGGCTGCAACGTGTCTTCTACACCTCTGCGATGATCAGCACGCAGAGCGACCCCAACTCCCGCCGGTTCTACGACAGGAAACGAGCCGAGGGAAAACGCCACGTCCAAGCCGTCCTGGCTCTCGCCCGCCGACGCGTCAACGTGATCTGGGCCCTCATCCGTGACCGGCGGTGCTACACCGTCACACCACCAGTCACTCATGCCACTTGA
- a CDS encoding Hsp20/alpha crystallin family protein: MLMRTDPFRELDRLAQQLMGPGTWSKPSAMPMDAYREGDEYVVAFDLPGVSADAIDIDVERNMLTVKAERRPVAKADDVQMELSERPLGVFSRQIVLADTLDTEHIKADYDAGVLTLRIPIAERAKPRKISVGVGTGHKEISG; encoded by the coding sequence ATGTTGATGCGCACTGACCCCTTCCGTGAGCTGGACCGGCTGGCGCAGCAGCTGATGGGCCCGGGCACCTGGTCGAAGCCGTCGGCGATGCCGATGGACGCCTACCGCGAGGGTGACGAGTACGTGGTGGCCTTCGACCTTCCCGGCGTCAGCGCGGACGCGATCGACATCGACGTCGAGCGGAACATGCTGACGGTCAAGGCCGAGCGCAGGCCGGTGGCGAAGGCAGACGACGTGCAGATGGAGCTGTCCGAGCGGCCGCTGGGCGTCTTCTCCCGCCAGATCGTGCTCGCCGACACCCTCGACACCGAGCACATCAAGGCCGACTACGACGCGGGCGTGCTGACCCTGCGCATCCCGATCGCCGAGCGTGCCAAGCCGCGCAAGATCTCCGTCGGCGTCGGGACCGGCCACAAGGAGATCTCCGGCTGA